The segment AGAATTTATTCTCTAGATTTCAAGACAAATAAAAATAAACAGTTTAACTAGAATTCAAATCTAAAATCAAAAATAATTGATATACAATAACCCATATAAGAAGCCTTTAAATTTCATATATATTTTAATATGGTTGGATATCGCATCTTTTACTAAATAATTTTTAAACTATGACTATTTTTATTGGAAATTTATCCTGGAAAACTGAAGAAGAAGACCTTAAAGACCTTTTCAAGACTTATGGTGCAGTAAGAAATTGTACAATTCCTTTGGAGAGGGATTCAGGGAGAAAAAGAGGTTTTGGCTTTGTTGAAATGACTAGCGAAAGCTCCGAGAAAACTGCGATTGATGATTTACAAGATGTCGAGTGGATGGGTAGAGAAATTAGAGTTAACAAGGCGGAGCAAAAAGATCGCTCCAGAAGAAATAGTAGACATCATGGCAGTTAAAATAATATTCAAGCAATTCTTTAGTTTTTAAATTCTTAAATACTTATGTTGAAAATAAAGTTCTAAAAACTATATAAATAAAAATCCTTTTGTATTTTTGTGCAGACTAATAGATCATAATAAAAGTAGAAATAAAACAAAATTATTTTGGAAAAAGTTTTAGTTACTGGTGCATCTGGGTTTATTGCTATTCACTGCATACATGAGCTAATAAAAGCAGGTTATCTTGTCAAAGGATCTCTAAGAAATATGAATAGAGAAGATGAAGTAAGAAAATCTCTTGATAAAGATTCAGATAATCATAAGCTGGAATTTTGTAAACTTGACCTTCTAGATAATGAGGGATGGGATGAGGCAGCCTCTGATTGTGATTATCTTCTTCATGTTGCATCTCCTTTTACTATCGAAGAGCCAAAAAAGGAATCTATTCTTATTAAGCCCGCAGTAGAGGGAACTTTAAGAGCGTTGAATGCTTCAAAAAATTCCTCTAAAGTCAAGAAAGTTGTCCTAACTTCTTCGATGGCTGCAATTGCATATGGGCATGACAAGCAGTTATGCTCGCCTGAAGACTGGACAGATACAACAAAAAACGTTGGTGCATATGTAAAAAGTAAAACAATTGCAGAAAAAGCTGCATGGGATTTTATTCATAATGACACTGAACACTCTTTTTCAATGACAACTATTCATCCTGGAATGGTTTTTGGTCCACTGCTAAGTGATGATAATGATGGTGCTTCGGCAGAACTTATTTCAAAAATGATTAATGGTAAATTTCCAGCACTACCAGATGCATATTTTACTGTCGTAGATGTAAGAGATGTCGCCAAGTTACATGTCGAATCTCTTAGAAAAAACCAAAGTGATAATAAAAGAATTATTGCGACTTCTCCTCAAGGGATCAATATTATGGAAATTTCTAATATTTTAAGAAAAAATGGCTACAAGAAAGCACCTCAAAACTTTATCCCTACAAAAATGATAAATTCTCTAGCACCATTTAATAAAGAGATGAAAAGTATGGCTGCCATGGTTAATAGAGGATCTTATGGCGCTGATATTACGGAAACTATTTCTATATATAATTGGGAACCTATTTCATTAGAAAAAACTTTAATAGATATGGGTAATTCTATAAAATAAATTCCAATCAAATGAATCAATAACGAAGTATTGGCTATAGTTTTCATATATTGGCAAATTGAAAACTTTGCCACGATAAATAATAACTAAGCTATGCTAATCAAAGAGGATATAGAAAAGTTTATATGAATGTAATCAAGAGGTCAGATTTTATATTAAAGCCATTTCTTAAAAGAAATAATTTCAAAGCTTTTTATCAGTTAATAACTACTCTTATACCGATAATTTCTCTTTGGTTTATTGTCTCTAAAATTGTATACTCTCCTCTTTTACAAATTACAAAAGGGTTTTTACTTATTCCCATTCTTTTTTTTCTTACCCTATTATCTTCTAGAACATTCTCATTAATGCACGATTGCGGTCATAATTCCTTATTTGAAAAACGTTCTTTGAATAACTTCTTTGGCTTTTGTCTGGGTTTATTAAATGGGATACCTCATAAACCTTGGGCTAATGACCATGCATTCCACCATAGGAATAATGGGAATTGGGAAATTTACAAAGGTCCTGTAGATGTTTTAAGCCTAAAAGATTATGAGGCTCTTAATAAAAGAGAAAAACTTATTTATAAGGTAAGTAGACATTGGTTAATGCTTTTTCCTGGTGGTTTCTTTTATTTAGTTATTAAAGCTAGATTAGGTTTAATTCTAATTATTATTAATTTTATAAAATCGTTAATGCAAGAAACTTTTATTAAATTAAAAAAAAGAAATTATTTAGGACTTTTAAATATTCAATCGAGAATTAAGCCGCCTTTCTCTGACTATGGAGATAATTTTGATGAATTATTTGATCTAATAGCAAACAATATTATTGTGATAAGTGGATGGATAATTATGTGTAAATGGTTAGGAGCTGCTTTTTTCTTAACTTTTTATTCTCTAATATTAACTTTTTCAGCAGCAATTTTCATATGCATCTTTTTTATACAA is part of the Prochlorococcus marinus subsp. pastoris str. CCMP1986 genome and harbors:
- a CDS encoding RNA recognition motif domain-containing protein, producing MTIFIGNLSWKTEEEDLKDLFKTYGAVRNCTIPLERDSGRKRGFGFVEMTSESSEKTAIDDLQDVEWMGREIRVNKAEQKDRSRRNSRHHGS
- a CDS encoding SDR family oxidoreductase, with the protein product MEKVLVTGASGFIAIHCIHELIKAGYLVKGSLRNMNREDEVRKSLDKDSDNHKLEFCKLDLLDNEGWDEAASDCDYLLHVASPFTIEEPKKESILIKPAVEGTLRALNASKNSSKVKKVVLTSSMAAIAYGHDKQLCSPEDWTDTTKNVGAYVKSKTIAEKAAWDFIHNDTEHSFSMTTIHPGMVFGPLLSDDNDGASAELISKMINGKFPALPDAYFTVVDVRDVAKLHVESLRKNQSDNKRIIATSPQGINIMEISNILRKNGYKKAPQNFIPTKMINSLAPFNKEMKSMAAMVNRGSYGADITETISIYNWEPISLEKTLIDMGNSIK
- a CDS encoding fatty acid desaturase; the protein is MNVIKRSDFILKPFLKRNNFKAFYQLITTLIPIISLWFIVSKIVYSPLLQITKGFLLIPILFFLTLLSSRTFSLMHDCGHNSLFEKRSLNNFFGFCLGLLNGIPHKPWANDHAFHHRNNGNWEIYKGPVDVLSLKDYEALNKREKLIYKVSRHWLMLFPGGFFYLVIKARLGLILIIINFIKSLMQETFIKLKKRNYLGLLNIQSRIKPPFSDYGDNFDELFDLIANNIIVISGWIIMCKWLGAAFFLTFYSLILTFSAAIFICIFFIQHNYENAYASNTKNWDIVEGAISGSSNLDIPNWLNWFLADISFHSIHHLSERIPNYNLRACHKANLHLLQKSKVLKLSDFPNCFRYIIWDSKNENLIPIN